One Sediminicola sp. YIK13 DNA segment encodes these proteins:
- a CDS encoding LuxE/PaaK family acyltransferase: MDFQSIFELKSSDEFQAKALEAFSYQYKNNAVYHKFCSLLGKNQNNVTHLKDVPFLPIDFFKSKKIVSTSKIPKTIFTSSGTTGSITSKHYVLDTNIYEDSYLNAFKLFYGEISNYCVLALLPSYLERKGSSLIYMVDDLIKKSKHPESGFYLNELDLLKKKIQELDAKGTKILLIGVSFALLDMVEKHSLQLKHTVVMETGGMKGRRKEMIREELHAILKKGFGVEHIHSEYGMTELLSQGYSKGDGIFNAPPWMKILIRDPEDPLTYLSPGKTGGVNVIDLANIHSCAFIATQDLGKAYPNGSFEVLGRFDNSDIRGCNLMVL, translated from the coding sequence ATGGACTTCCAAAGCATCTTCGAATTAAAAAGTTCCGACGAATTTCAGGCAAAAGCACTGGAAGCTTTTAGCTACCAATACAAAAACAATGCGGTTTACCATAAGTTTTGTTCTCTATTGGGGAAAAACCAGAACAATGTAACCCATTTGAAAGATGTTCCCTTTTTGCCCATTGATTTTTTTAAATCCAAAAAAATAGTTTCCACTTCCAAAATCCCAAAAACCATATTTACAAGTAGCGGTACCACGGGCAGTATCACCAGCAAGCATTATGTTTTGGACACTAATATTTACGAGGACAGCTACCTCAATGCATTTAAGCTTTTTTATGGTGAAATCTCCAATTATTGTGTGTTGGCGCTCCTACCTTCCTATTTGGAGCGGAAAGGATCTTCCTTAATATATATGGTAGATGATCTTATCAAAAAAAGCAAACATCCCGAAAGCGGGTTTTATTTGAACGAGCTTGATCTACTCAAGAAAAAAATACAGGAGCTGGATGCTAAAGGCACCAAAATTTTGCTCATTGGTGTTTCCTTTGCCCTCTTGGATATGGTTGAAAAACATTCCCTTCAATTAAAGCATACCGTTGTAATGGAAACTGGCGGGATGAAAGGCAGAAGAAAGGAAATGATCCGGGAAGAACTTCACGCCATATTAAAAAAGGGATTTGGGGTAGAACATATACATTCGGAATATGGCATGACAGAGCTTTTATCCCAAGGGTACTCCAAGGGAGATGGTATTTTTAATGCCCCCCCATGGATGAAAATTCTTATCAGGGATCCCGAAGATCCCTTGACCTATCTGTCTCCTGGAAAAACGGGTGGGGTCAATGTCATCGATCTTGCCAACATACATTCCTGTGCCTTTATTGCCACCCAAGATCTAGGGAAGGCGTATCCCAACGGGAGTTTTGAAGTTTTGGGTCGTTTTGACAATTCGGACATTAGGGGATGCAATCTTATGGTGCTTTAA
- a CDS encoding T9SS type A sorting domain-containing protein, with translation MKRIYLTILLTFSFLLSAQEMVDIKTPKNAEITGFKLYPNPAFDDVVYVSTKMNDTKDIVVYDVFGAVVLKDRIATNSLNISRLIPGVYVLQITENNQTMTRKLVVK, from the coding sequence ATGAAAAGAATTTACCTCACCATTTTACTTACGTTTAGCTTTTTGCTTTCAGCACAAGAAATGGTTGATATTAAAACTCCCAAGAATGCCGAAATTACTGGATTTAAATTATATCCAAACCCGGCCTTTGATGATGTGGTCTATGTATCAACTAAAATGAACGATACCAAGGATATAGTGGTATACGATGTATTTGGGGCCGTGGTCCTAAAGGACAGGATAGCTACAAATTCATTAAATATATCCCGCTTGATCCCTGGCGTATATGTACTTCAAATCACAGAAAACAATCAAACGATGACCAGGAAATTGGTCGTAAAATAA
- a CDS encoding T9SS type A sorting domain-containing protein: protein MKHLYLILLFFISTMAFSQQKTSAGEIEGLSVYPNPVTNGKVFIKTKDNSPKKIMIFDVFGGSLLETTILGSELNLGNLDAGVYMIRIFEKDKVATRKLIVK, encoded by the coding sequence ATGAAGCACCTTTACCTAATTCTTCTTTTTTTCATTTCTACAATGGCCTTCAGCCAGCAGAAAACCAGTGCCGGGGAAATTGAAGGTTTAAGTGTGTATCCTAATCCAGTGACCAACGGTAAGGTTTTTATAAAAACTAAGGACAATTCCCCTAAGAAAATCATGATTTTTGATGTTTTTGGAGGAAGTTTGTTGGAAACTACCATTTTAGGTTCAGAATTGAATCTGGGCAATTTGGATGCTGGGGTATATATGATCCGAATTTTTGAAAAAGACAAGGTAGCTACACGAAAATTAATCGTAAAATAA